One region of Pseudoalteromonas galatheae genomic DNA includes:
- a CDS encoding S41 family peptidase: MYILIGPETFSAGEAFAYAMKHLGRATVIGESSKGGANPIRQIKLSHDFIAFVAIASTVSPITQKNWEGKGVTPDINTQGEFAKSQAYLMALQQLAGQSSNPFLIKERAEAISELTSQLAVLGAKADSKN; this comes from the coding sequence TTGTACATCTTAATTGGCCCTGAAACGTTCTCAGCCGGAGAAGCGTTTGCGTATGCGATGAAGCATCTTGGGCGAGCAACAGTGATTGGTGAGTCGTCAAAAGGGGGAGCAAACCCTATCAGACAAATAAAATTATCTCATGATTTTATTGCATTTGTGGCAATCGCTAGCACTGTTAGCCCGATAACCCAAAAAAACTGGGAGGGCAAGGGAGTAACACCAGACATAAATACTCAGGGTGAATTTGCAAAATCGCAGGCCTATCTAATGGCATTACAGCAGTTAGCAGGGCAGAGCTCTAACCCTTTTCTAATCAAAGAAAGAGCTGAGGCAATTAGCGAGTTGACTAGCCAACTTGCCGTTTTAGGTGCTAAAGCTGATAGCAAAAATTAG
- a CDS encoding riboflavin synthase subunit alpha, whose protein sequence is MFTGIVQTKATVVSAKQVDSILKLVISVGVDYLDKLTLGASIAINGCCLTVVHFERPENDVVGQVCFDVIDETLRLTNLGEVHRGSQVNFERSMTFGTELGGHVISGHIQTSANISEIHRNEGNCRMHISLPESWHKYVMYKGFIAVNGASLTVGELDHSGFWLHLIPETLALTNLGTMNVGDRVNIEVDQQTYTIINTVENYLKKQSLLKHG, encoded by the coding sequence ATGTTTACAGGAATTGTTCAAACAAAAGCGACTGTGGTGTCGGCAAAGCAAGTTGATAGTATTTTAAAATTAGTTATTTCTGTTGGTGTCGACTATCTCGATAAACTGACTTTGGGCGCGAGTATAGCAATTAACGGATGTTGTTTAACTGTGGTTCACTTCGAGCGACCAGAAAATGATGTCGTAGGCCAAGTTTGTTTTGATGTGATTGATGAAACCTTGAGACTTACCAATTTAGGTGAAGTACACAGAGGATCACAGGTTAACTTTGAGCGCTCGATGACATTTGGCACGGAGCTTGGCGGACATGTAATTTCAGGGCATATTCAAACGAGCGCGAACATAAGTGAAATACATCGAAACGAAGGCAACTGCAGGATGCATATTTCGTTGCCTGAATCGTGGCATAAGTATGTTATGTATAAAGGCTTTATCGCGGTAAACGGTGCCAGTCTGACGGTAGGGGAGCTTGATCACAGTGGGTTTTGGTTACATCTAATACCTGAAACACTAGCGCTTACAAATCTTGGCACGATGAATGTGGGAGACCGCGTAAATATTGAGGTTGACCAACAAACCTACACGATTATTAATACCGTTGAAAACTATTTGAAGAAGCAAAGTTTATTAAAACACGGCTAG
- a CDS encoding DUF3080 family protein encodes MKLVKQIASTILLFTMAGCSKQPSDIAVEYQQRLANAASIELVHPAPLYNPEIQKVPLPTSELTISMLDIATAGHCKVTNLIAAQNNQLGKVSYPSERLKYTILFIQQAPHCIRHPNTSDELKQTLAQALQEKKEQLPHHFLHMMTFERELASLSLLIADEVPLELPAAHSHMLEAANELAELVINMDAPENLSPDTLTPALKVLSQRFVSSLVTSVRKQTQLNNAATRQLKQLKLRNDICKSGGNKKQAEIINNIFSKYYLSILQPYQAMLSLSMEELIAAWQPIHLLYQNNNVVDPLTLQQNLDNLKDSAKAHVKWWQEFYQLCEIPPA; translated from the coding sequence TTGAAATTAGTCAAGCAAATAGCTAGTACGATATTACTTTTTACTATGGCCGGATGCAGCAAGCAGCCAAGCGATATTGCTGTTGAATATCAACAACGACTTGCGAATGCAGCTAGCATAGAGTTGGTACATCCGGCCCCACTTTACAATCCTGAAATCCAAAAAGTGCCATTACCTACAAGTGAGCTTACTATCTCTATGTTGGACATCGCGACCGCTGGGCACTGCAAAGTCACAAATCTCATCGCTGCGCAAAATAATCAACTGGGTAAAGTAAGTTATCCAAGTGAGCGCTTGAAATATACCATCTTATTTATTCAGCAAGCGCCTCACTGCATTCGACATCCAAACACGAGCGACGAGCTAAAACAAACACTAGCTCAAGCATTACAGGAAAAGAAAGAGCAGCTTCCACATCACTTTCTTCATATGATGACATTTGAAAGAGAGTTGGCAAGTTTGAGCTTGTTGATTGCTGATGAGGTGCCCTTAGAACTACCAGCAGCGCACAGTCACATGTTAGAAGCCGCTAATGAGCTCGCTGAGTTGGTGATAAACATGGACGCGCCCGAGAACCTCAGTCCAGACACGCTTACCCCCGCTTTAAAAGTCCTTTCTCAGCGATTTGTCTCATCTTTGGTTACAAGCGTCCGTAAACAAACTCAACTGAATAATGCAGCTACACGCCAATTAAAACAACTTAAACTGAGAAATGACATTTGTAAAAGCGGCGGAAATAAAAAACAGGCAGAGATCATAAACAATATCTTCAGCAAGTATTATTTATCTATTCTTCAGCCTTATCAGGCGATGCTCTCTCTTTCTATGGAAGAGCTGATCGCTGCTTGGCAGCCTATTCACCTATTGTATCAAAATAATAATGTTGTCGATCCGCTCACGCTTCAACAGAACTTAGATAACCTTAAAGATTCTGCAAAAGCACACGTAAAATGGTGGCAAGAATTTTATCAGCTGTGTGAAATCCCCCCAGCATGA
- a CDS encoding MATE family efflux transporter has product MNFSTWEARRLLQLAIPVFLAQVTLVLMTVVDTMMAGQVSAEDLAALSIATGVWNPLIFSLQGILLALTSIVAHCHGANDTSGIKRFFQQSLYLALALFTVGLVLANFTSVVFSNIGASENVQTLAQGYIDFVKWGLLGFLIFTVYRNVTEGVGQTKPAFYISIVGLCINVVANYIFIYGKFGAPAFGSAGCGLATSIVLWSMAIAQWVYSLKSKHIDGKALISGFTKPSLSMMKYVAALGFPIALATFFEVTLFACIPLFIADLGPISVSGHQIAASVTTMLFMMPLSLSMAIAIRIGNLTGQGALDQLRLSVNTAFLLATLIALFVALVTYIGRDQIVWLYTNNTEVATLATSIMVLACLYQLPDALQVSANGVLRGLKYTKPISWVTFISYWLIGFSLGYVLAKTDWITPAMGPQGFWVGIIIGLSTAAILLVTCVNKRVKFEISQANS; this is encoded by the coding sequence ATGAATTTTTCAACTTGGGAAGCCAGACGCTTGCTTCAACTTGCGATCCCTGTTTTTCTCGCTCAAGTTACTTTAGTCTTAATGACCGTTGTTGATACAATGATGGCAGGTCAAGTTAGCGCTGAGGACTTGGCTGCACTTTCTATTGCTACGGGTGTTTGGAACCCTCTGATTTTTAGTTTACAAGGTATTTTACTAGCACTTACAAGTATCGTCGCACATTGCCATGGTGCTAATGACACTTCTGGGATCAAACGATTTTTCCAACAAAGTTTATATCTTGCTTTAGCACTTTTTACCGTCGGTTTGGTTTTAGCGAACTTTACTTCTGTGGTTTTCTCAAATATTGGGGCAAGTGAGAATGTTCAGACCCTTGCTCAAGGCTATATTGATTTTGTGAAGTGGGGCCTATTAGGCTTTTTGATCTTCACAGTATATCGTAATGTTACAGAGGGAGTTGGGCAAACAAAGCCTGCTTTTTACATCAGTATTGTTGGTCTCTGTATCAATGTCGTTGCTAACTATATTTTTATCTATGGTAAATTTGGCGCTCCTGCGTTTGGAAGTGCTGGCTGCGGTCTCGCTACATCCATCGTGCTTTGGTCAATGGCAATTGCACAGTGGGTGTATAGCTTGAAGAGTAAACACATAGATGGAAAGGCGCTCATCAGCGGCTTTACCAAGCCAAGTCTATCTATGATGAAATATGTTGCAGCACTTGGCTTCCCAATTGCACTGGCAACTTTCTTTGAAGTTACTCTGTTTGCTTGTATTCCATTATTTATTGCTGATTTAGGGCCTATTTCCGTATCCGGTCACCAAATTGCGGCTAGTGTCACTACAATGTTATTTATGATGCCATTAAGTTTGTCTATGGCTATCGCTATACGGATCGGTAACCTAACCGGCCAAGGAGCCTTAGACCAACTTAGGCTTTCTGTTAATACAGCTTTTCTTTTAGCCACCTTAATTGCTCTTTTTGTCGCTCTCGTTACGTATATAGGGAGAGATCAGATTGTTTGGCTATATACAAACAATACTGAAGTCGCCACACTCGCAACCAGTATTATGGTATTGGCTTGTTTGTATCAATTGCCCGATGCATTGCAAGTCTCCGCAAACGGCGTGTTAAGAGGGCTCAAATATACTAAACCAATATCTTGGGTAACTTTTATATCGTACTGGCTTATTGGGTTTTCATTGGGCTATGTATTAGCAAAGACCGATTGGATAACGCCAGCTATGGGTCCACAGGGCTTTTGGGTTGGTATTATTATCGGTTTGAGTACGGCGGCGATATTATTAGTAACTTGTGTAAACAAACGGGTGAAATTTGAAATTAGTCAAGCAAATAGCTAG
- a CDS encoding efflux RND transporter periplasmic adaptor subunit → MPDYYRYLIFASTVIGTSISSVQASATPVVKVEEARKWQRGVQKPLYCHADVPFRQQVSSHVSAELTWLLPAGSRVKEGEVLAKQNDFYLKRQLAQLDANAKAARANYVYSFNEYDRLSKLDEGGVVSSSELQQHKRDYQTAAEQNEIYAEQYRLVEHQLNNLTHRAPADGVVLSLFGEPGEWVGEGESILVFLPAQQQEVTCRVALDLYQEFNQFEGAKLSLADGTELFLDRDAGLVSSQDQTINLHLKFKHNPPEKFLIGQRYVVDVSMAASNLTKVPYDALTINKNEYYVWRVDQENKVNRVVVKIVDTDKNHSVIQGEIQAGDKVVVKGKIALKDDAQVTINSQGKL, encoded by the coding sequence GTGCCAGATTATTATAGATATTTGATTTTTGCCTCTACAGTAATTGGAACCTCAATTTCATCAGTGCAAGCTAGTGCAACACCTGTGGTGAAAGTCGAAGAGGCGCGAAAGTGGCAGCGAGGAGTTCAAAAGCCGCTGTATTGTCATGCCGATGTTCCTTTCCGTCAGCAAGTTTCAAGTCATGTATCTGCTGAGTTAACTTGGTTGTTACCGGCTGGTAGCCGAGTGAAAGAAGGGGAAGTATTAGCGAAACAAAATGACTTCTATCTAAAGCGTCAGCTTGCTCAATTGGATGCGAATGCTAAAGCTGCGCGTGCAAACTATGTTTATTCCTTTAATGAGTACGACCGCCTGAGCAAATTAGATGAAGGAGGAGTTGTATCGAGCTCGGAATTGCAGCAACACAAAAGAGACTATCAAACAGCAGCAGAACAAAATGAAATTTATGCTGAGCAATATCGTTTAGTTGAACATCAATTAAATAACTTAACGCATCGAGCGCCCGCTGACGGTGTTGTGCTATCGCTATTTGGTGAGCCGGGAGAGTGGGTTGGCGAAGGAGAGAGTATCTTAGTTTTTTTGCCAGCTCAGCAGCAGGAAGTGACTTGTCGAGTTGCATTAGACTTATATCAGGAGTTCAATCAATTTGAAGGTGCGAAACTGTCATTGGCTGACGGCACTGAGTTGTTTTTAGACCGTGATGCCGGCCTTGTGAGTAGCCAAGATCAAACTATCAATTTACATTTGAAATTCAAACACAATCCTCCCGAAAAATTTCTTATTGGTCAACGATATGTCGTTGACGTGTCGATGGCTGCCAGTAATTTAACCAAGGTGCCATATGATGCCTTGACTATAAATAAAAATGAATATTACGTTTGGCGTGTAGATCAAGAGAACAAAGTGAATAGAGTTGTTGTAAAAATTGTGGACACTGACAAAAACCACTCGGTGATCCAAGGAGAAATCCAAGCCGGCGACAAAGTAGTAGTCAAAGGAAAAATAGCACTGAAAGATGATGCACAAGTTACCATTAATAGTCAGGGTAAACTATGA
- a CDS encoding efflux RND transporter permease subunit, with protein sequence MKLVEKYGSIIIAFSFLLVLLGVLAGAKLPNALLPKIDRAQIAVVTSWPGKTAAEIEQSLVSPLERQLAGVSQLKNLQTNISNGQAWTTLNFHYQADMEQTYMEVLARINQVPDWPPQVAKPSVIDYSNGAGSTLASLFLYSDTEKSQEDFMHAYRAYVEPAMTDIPGITNINMDNNRLAQRVDIEFEPRKLTQFSLSIEQVTRKLQGLIDRSGDSLLLGSKEYDLHFKGQMALTELRNLPIAVTGVRVVRLGEVASVHRRFVYDWSYSAFKGNQAIYFYLQPDKDINVLETIELIKATLTELNEGPLSSLDLKVVMSRDNSQPIKQALLLVYGNLLLGVLLACGFLYYFIRNLRIVFLIFVSIPVCLSLVLLGMQLGGRSLNLISLAGMALSVGLLLDASIIIVENIQRLRSTGLSLLESCRQGVLQVQAALISSTLSSIVIFVPIVLMHSRKSASYLATLHLLSPVP encoded by the coding sequence ATGAAATTAGTTGAAAAATATGGCTCTATTATCATCGCCTTTTCATTTTTACTGGTATTGCTGGGGGTTTTAGCTGGTGCAAAACTCCCCAATGCGTTATTACCTAAAATCGATAGAGCCCAAATTGCCGTGGTGACATCTTGGCCGGGGAAAACTGCAGCTGAGATTGAGCAGAGCTTAGTTTCACCGCTTGAACGACAGCTTGCAGGTGTGAGCCAATTAAAAAATTTACAAACTAATATTTCAAATGGCCAAGCGTGGACCACCTTGAACTTTCATTATCAAGCCGATATGGAACAAACTTATATGGAGGTTTTGGCGCGGATCAATCAGGTTCCGGATTGGCCTCCTCAAGTTGCAAAGCCCAGCGTAATTGACTATAGCAATGGTGCGGGCTCAACTTTGGCTTCCTTGTTTTTGTATTCAGATACAGAGAAGTCACAAGAAGACTTTATGCATGCCTATCGCGCTTATGTCGAGCCTGCCATGACAGATATTCCGGGTATCACCAACATCAATATGGATAATAACCGACTGGCACAACGGGTAGACATTGAATTTGAACCACGGAAGTTAACTCAGTTTTCATTGAGCATAGAGCAAGTGACTCGTAAACTACAGGGCCTAATCGACCGCTCAGGAGACAGTCTATTATTGGGGTCGAAAGAGTATGATTTGCACTTTAAAGGCCAGATGGCATTGACCGAGTTACGCAATTTACCAATTGCGGTTACTGGAGTTCGAGTTGTACGCTTAGGGGAAGTGGCAAGTGTGCATAGACGGTTTGTGTACGACTGGTCATACTCAGCTTTTAAGGGTAATCAAGCGATATACTTTTACCTACAACCAGATAAAGATATTAATGTATTAGAAACTATTGAATTGATCAAAGCAACCTTAACCGAGCTAAATGAAGGGCCACTGTCATCACTCGACCTCAAGGTTGTGATGAGTCGTGACAACTCGCAGCCAATAAAACAGGCACTGCTACTGGTTTATGGTAATTTACTATTGGGTGTTCTGCTCGCTTGTGGTTTTTTGTATTATTTTATACGCAATTTACGCATCGTTTTTTTGATCTTTGTGAGTATCCCTGTGTGTTTGTCTTTAGTGCTATTAGGGATGCAATTGGGCGGACGAAGCCTGAATTTAATCTCCCTAGCCGGCATGGCGTTGTCCGTCGGACTATTACTTGATGCTTCAATAATCATTGTTGAAAATATTCAACGCTTAAGAAGCACAGGACTATCGCTTTTAGAAAGTTGTCGCCAAGGTGTATTGCAGGTACAAGCAGCTTTAATTTCTTCTACGTTGTCCAGTATTGTAATTTTTGTCCCTATCGTATTAATGCACTCGCGGAAGTCAGCCAGCTATTTGGCGACCTTGCATTTACTATCTCCAGTGCCTTAG
- a CDS encoding S41 family peptidase, which translates to MIARFLLCFSLCVIGDNRLQAKAVEVDVAHQLQPAQAKQIVEEFAHTIEQNYVFTDTAKTIAAQLRALTFNDMQFRHGLSEQITDLVSEYDKHLALVTRVDNNGKHSSDAREPWFTELKRKNSGIRQVEVLAGNIGYLEMWGFDSVSSQAKDAIAASMRLLQRTDALILDFSQNGGGDGYMISHFASYFLAKPTLLHSYQFRNGSHYPFTVNSLWGQVNCTRYLCTS; encoded by the coding sequence ATGATCGCAAGATTTTTACTGTGTTTTAGTTTGTGTGTGATCGGTGATAATAGGTTACAAGCGAAAGCCGTTGAAGTTGACGTTGCGCACCAGTTACAACCTGCGCAGGCTAAACAAATTGTCGAAGAGTTTGCTCACACTATCGAACAAAATTACGTGTTTACCGACACCGCAAAAACCATTGCAGCGCAATTACGTGCGTTGACTTTTAATGATATGCAATTTCGACATGGTTTATCAGAGCAGATCACTGATTTAGTGAGCGAGTATGATAAACACCTGGCGCTGGTTACTCGAGTTGACAACAATGGCAAGCATAGTAGCGATGCTAGAGAGCCCTGGTTCACTGAGCTAAAGCGCAAGAACTCAGGTATACGCCAAGTAGAAGTGCTAGCAGGAAATATTGGTTATTTAGAAATGTGGGGCTTTGATTCTGTATCTTCTCAAGCTAAAGACGCAATTGCGGCGTCGATGAGATTACTACAAAGAACCGATGCCCTTATTCTTGATTTTAGTCAAAACGGTGGAGGAGATGGCTACATGATCTCCCACTTTGCAAGCTACTTTTTAGCGAAACCGACTTTATTACACTCCTACCAATTTCGAAATGGAAGTCATTACCCCTTTACAGTGAACAGCCTTTGGGGGCAAGTGAACTGCACGAGATACCTTTGTACATCTTAA
- a CDS encoding M61 family metallopeptidase, whose protein sequence is MKLLMLVLWFGLIAFAQATEIEIEYKSWISSSDKQYVETWLKHGVKATERSLGVLQQQTLPFIIEPSLFASEPVPWGSVQRGKPDAILLQVKRFTSSRVLIKDWTLYHEIAHLYHPLLDHSDFWLAEGLATYLQNVIMLENDIFNVDEFRTRLISGLSRDVKNTRLNKGSLKAVSEQMWSLKAQQRVYWSGVAFFIEAEIALQDIGNKNTIRTLISLFQQCCKNSAIPGDSNSGRLFIANLDKLSKTTIFSNLYANYKQRQDFPYLSKTHIYSLQPLR, encoded by the coding sequence ATGAAATTATTAATGCTAGTACTGTGGTTCGGCTTAATTGCATTCGCACAGGCAACCGAAATTGAAATCGAATATAAGAGCTGGATAAGTAGCAGTGATAAACAATATGTGGAAACTTGGCTAAAACACGGTGTCAAAGCAACAGAGCGTTCCTTAGGAGTACTACAACAGCAAACGCTTCCATTTATCATTGAACCGAGCTTATTCGCATCTGAACCTGTGCCATGGGGCTCGGTTCAACGAGGTAAGCCCGATGCCATTTTACTTCAAGTCAAACGATTTACCTCAAGCCGAGTGCTGATTAAAGACTGGACCTTGTACCATGAAATTGCCCACCTTTATCACCCTTTGCTTGACCACTCAGATTTTTGGCTTGCAGAGGGGCTTGCTACCTATTTACAAAATGTCATTATGCTAGAAAATGATATTTTTAATGTTGACGAGTTTCGTACGAGGTTAATCTCAGGGCTCAGCCGAGACGTAAAAAATACGCGACTAAATAAAGGATCACTTAAAGCAGTGAGCGAACAAATGTGGTCATTAAAGGCACAACAAAGAGTCTATTGGAGTGGAGTTGCCTTCTTTATAGAAGCAGAAATTGCACTACAGGATATAGGCAATAAGAACACAATCAGAACGCTTATTTCCTTATTTCAGCAATGCTGTAAAAACAGTGCAATACCGGGAGACAGTAACAGTGGACGACTATTTATTGCGAACTTAGATAAACTCTCCAAAACGACCATATTTTCCAATCTATATGCTAACTATAAGCAGCGGCAGGATTTTCCTTACTTAAGTAAAACTCATATTTATAGTCTTCAGCCATTAAGATAA
- a CDS encoding efflux RND transporter permease subunit, whose translation MASILVALFLLPALTRQLLPGQKVVKSKALSDKWTLFVTAPSRSKLQGTVWLVLAIPGALLLSWLIKPELDLLPNPKENIMMVYTAFDEPLSVGAAKTQVGNVIEQRIAAQKQLGSHPAFDIHGSFCNSTYCLVYFYPEGSWDFPVFKQWVDTQIVQDLPDARTYVYQGTLLRLALPDARTSQLDLKGLSLPKLQQAGQDLLAHLIESFPGARITEVIPMRDTVARVEFTPKADTLAFMGMSQAELNQILVTLTDGAYLGQFYADSDTLPFYLKGETPEHLEQLLQTEVMIPNHGLHPLRSLVDTQLSLAPSAIYRTDREVSMSINLVPANGQPVGPFITQVKAEVAAYLAQQPEQNLFINYRGSADQLSGFLTEFFQMFLVSLLILFLLIRMALNSWILALAVMLSMPLAILGGMFFLKTVNYFAPQNLDIVTMIGFIILMGLVINNAILLASQYRSAIVSGLNQQQAIIQSTNYRMRAIYMSTGTSVFGMLPLMLSPGDGSEIYRGLAAVIVGGMSFSALFSLGFMSALLSLPMFDKQSQVKDEPETNSVPLLESE comes from the coding sequence GTGGCCTCAATTTTAGTTGCATTGTTCCTATTACCAGCATTAACACGACAGCTATTACCAGGCCAGAAAGTCGTTAAAAGTAAGGCGTTATCTGATAAATGGACTCTGTTTGTCACAGCACCATCTCGTTCAAAGCTTCAAGGGACGGTTTGGTTGGTCTTAGCAATCCCCGGAGCCTTGCTGCTCAGTTGGTTGATCAAGCCAGAGTTAGATTTGTTGCCCAATCCAAAGGAAAACATAATGATGGTCTACACCGCATTTGATGAACCTCTTTCTGTTGGTGCCGCAAAAACACAGGTAGGTAATGTGATTGAACAGCGTATTGCGGCTCAAAAACAGCTTGGTAGCCATCCGGCCTTTGATATTCACGGCTCTTTTTGTAACTCAACGTATTGTTTAGTGTATTTTTATCCTGAGGGCAGTTGGGATTTTCCTGTATTCAAACAGTGGGTCGACACCCAGATAGTACAAGATTTACCAGATGCAAGAACCTACGTTTATCAAGGAACTCTACTTCGATTAGCGTTACCTGATGCGCGCACAAGTCAGCTCGATTTAAAAGGACTGAGCTTGCCTAAATTACAACAAGCTGGACAAGATTTACTCGCCCATTTAATAGAATCCTTCCCGGGAGCGCGGATCACTGAAGTTATTCCGATGAGAGATACTGTGGCCAGAGTAGAATTTACGCCTAAAGCCGACACGCTTGCGTTTATGGGCATGTCTCAGGCTGAGTTAAATCAGATTTTAGTGACGTTAACCGACGGTGCTTACCTCGGCCAGTTTTATGCTGACAGTGATACTCTGCCTTTCTACTTAAAAGGTGAAACCCCTGAGCATCTTGAACAATTATTGCAAACAGAAGTGATGATCCCAAATCACGGACTGCACCCACTGCGCTCTTTAGTCGATACTCAACTAAGTTTGGCACCAAGTGCTATATATCGCACTGATCGCGAAGTAAGTATGTCGATTAATTTAGTGCCAGCTAATGGTCAGCCAGTTGGTCCATTTATTACGCAGGTAAAGGCTGAAGTCGCGGCGTATTTAGCGCAACAACCAGAGCAAAACTTGTTTATAAATTATCGGGGTAGTGCAGATCAATTGAGTGGATTCTTAACGGAATTTTTCCAGATGTTCTTGGTTTCCTTGTTGATTTTATTTCTATTGATACGAATGGCACTCAATTCTTGGATTTTAGCTTTAGCTGTCATGTTGTCAATGCCGTTGGCAATACTGGGTGGCATGTTTTTCTTAAAAACAGTTAATTATTTTGCACCGCAAAATTTAGATATTGTCACCATGATTGGCTTTATTATTTTAATGGGACTGGTGATAAATAATGCCATTTTGCTTGCGAGTCAATATCGCTCGGCGATAGTTTCCGGGCTAAATCAACAGCAGGCCATTATTCAGTCTACTAATTATCGTATGCGTGCTATTTATATGAGTACCGGAACCAGTGTTTTTGGTATGTTGCCGTTGATGCTCAGTCCCGGAGATGGTTCAGAGATATATCGTGGTTTAGCCGCTGTGATTGTTGGCGGTATGTCGTTCAGTGCGTTGTTCAGTTTGGGCTTTATGTCAGCTTTACTATCACTGCCAATGTTTGATAAGCAATCACAAGTGAAGGATGAGCCTGAGACTAACAGTGTGCCCCTGTTAGAGAGTGAATAG
- a CDS encoding GNAT family N-acetyltransferase — protein sequence MTFKIEEKVPCPEEYCDLRIAAGLSAKSLEAATRGLPNSLYGVAIRHDEQLVAMGRVVGDGGCNFEVVDVAVNPLYQGQGLGRTVMEYIDGYLATSALPGSYVSMIADEPAFYEKLGYRLVSPASQGMTKRFTVKPIKSSEA from the coding sequence TTGACGTTTAAAATTGAAGAGAAAGTACCTTGCCCAGAGGAATATTGTGATTTGCGAATAGCCGCGGGATTATCTGCAAAATCTTTAGAAGCAGCGACACGTGGGTTGCCTAACTCATTATATGGAGTTGCTATTAGGCATGATGAACAGCTTGTGGCAATGGGTCGGGTGGTTGGAGACGGAGGCTGTAATTTTGAGGTCGTCGATGTTGCCGTCAATCCGCTTTATCAAGGGCAGGGATTAGGGCGTACAGTAATGGAATATATTGATGGTTACTTAGCAACAAGTGCTTTGCCGGGCTCCTATGTTTCAATGATTGCAGATGAGCCAGCTTTTTATGAAAAGCTGGGCTACCGCTTAGTATCCCCGGCGAGTCAAGGAATGACAAAGCGGTTCACTGTGAAGCCTATCAAAAGTTCTGAGGCTTGA
- a CDS encoding NAD(P)H-quinone oxidoreductase codes for MEKNPVIPKKMRYISHASSQLQLQYTETPTLSAKQVLIKVHAFGVNRADILQKQGKYPAPEGDSEILGLEVSGTIVQVASSELEHLLGDQVFCLTAGGGYAEYVVAQSELLMPLTEGLSLSYAAGVAEVYLTAYDAIVRTGQLNSNGVLLCHGGASGVGSAAIRIAKRLGATVITTQSSKEKAEYAKSLGADHTINYLDCDFAEEMKKLGLKANVILDPVGGEYLRANLRVAAMDCHCVMLAMLGGRYTELDFAKLLAKRFNLHGSTLRNRSLDYKRELVKDFLSEFGSELSDQTMKIPVYKELLWDEIEQAHDILEHNQNLGKVIVRVS; via the coding sequence ATGGAAAAAAATCCAGTGATCCCAAAGAAGATGCGTTATATCAGCCACGCATCTTCTCAACTTCAACTCCAGTACACCGAAACGCCAACGTTGAGTGCAAAGCAAGTGCTAATCAAAGTGCATGCGTTTGGGGTTAATAGAGCAGATATTTTGCAAAAACAAGGGAAGTATCCTGCGCCTGAAGGCGATAGTGAGATATTGGGTCTGGAAGTGTCTGGAACGATAGTTCAGGTGGCGTCTTCTGAGCTTGAACATTTACTTGGTGACCAAGTGTTCTGTTTAACCGCCGGCGGCGGCTATGCTGAGTACGTGGTTGCACAAAGTGAATTACTCATGCCGTTAACCGAAGGTCTGTCATTGAGCTATGCGGCAGGTGTAGCAGAAGTATATCTTACGGCCTATGATGCGATTGTGCGAACTGGGCAGCTAAATTCTAATGGGGTTTTACTTTGTCACGGCGGTGCTTCAGGTGTTGGCAGTGCTGCCATAAGGATTGCAAAAAGGCTAGGTGCAACGGTCATTACTACCCAAAGTAGCAAGGAAAAGGCCGAGTATGCAAAATCTCTGGGGGCAGATCATACTATTAATTACTTAGACTGTGATTTTGCTGAAGAAATGAAAAAGCTTGGTTTGAAAGCAAATGTCATTCTTGATCCAGTCGGTGGTGAATACCTCAGAGCGAATCTAAGAGTTGCAGCCATGGATTGCCATTGTGTCATGCTCGCTATGCTAGGCGGAAGATATACAGAACTAGACTTTGCCAAGTTACTCGCGAAAAGGTTCAACTTGCATGGAAGCACGTTAAGAAATCGCTCTTTAGATTATAAAAGGGAATTAGTGAAAGATTTTCTGAGTGAGTTTGGCTCGGAACTGTCGGATCAGACGATGAAGATACCAGTGTATAAGGAGTTACTTTGGGATGAAATTGAGCAAGCCCACGATATTCTCGAACACAACCAGAATCTCGGGAAGGTGATAGTTAGAGTTAGTTAA